The Mycolicibacterium fluoranthenivorans DNA window CACCCACTGGCTGTACATCGCCGTCATCGCCGCCGTCGTGATCGGTGTCGGTGTCGGCCTCCTCGCCCCTTCCATCGGCAAGGACGTCGGTGTCCTGGGCACCATGTTCGTCAACCTGATCAAGATGATGATCGCGCCGGTCATCTTCTGCACCATCGTGCTGGGCATCGGCTCGGTCCGCAAAGCCGCCACCGTCGGGCGCGTCGGCGGGCTGGCCTTCGTCTACTTCTTGATCATGTCGACCGTCGCGCTCGGCATCGGGTTGGTCGTCGGCAACCTGCTCAAGCCGGGCTCCGGTATGCACCTGTCGGAGAAGACCGCGGGCCAGGGCGCCGCCCTGGCCGAGAAGGCACATCAGGCCGGCGGCCTGATGGACTTCGTCACTCATATCATCCCGAACACGCTGCTGTCCTCACTGACCGAGGGAAATGTGTTGCAGGCGTTGTTCGTTGCGCTTCTGGTCGGATTCGCGCTGCAGGCCATGGGGACCGCCGGCGAGCCCATCCTGCGCGGTATCGAGCATCTGCAGAAGCTGGTGTTCAAGGTACTCACCATGATCTTGTGGCTGGCCCCGATCGGCGCGTTCGGTGCCATCGCCAACGTCGTCGGGCAGACCGGCTGGAGTGCGGTCACCCAACTGCTGGCACTGATGCTCGGCTTCTACCTCACCTGCATCGTGTTCGTGTTCGGTGTCCTGGGTGTGCTGCTGCGCGCGGTGTCCGGCGTGTCGATCTTCAAGCTGGTGCGCTACCTGGCCCGCGAATACCTGCTCATCTTCTCCACCTCCTCCTCGGAGTCGGCGCTGCCCCGGCTGATCGCCAAGATGGAACACCTGGGCGTGGACCGCAGCACCGTCGGCGTGGTGGTCCCCACCGGATACTCGTTCAACCTGGACGGCACGGCGATCTACCTGACGATGGCATCGCTTTTCATCGCCGACGCCATGGGCCATCCGCTGTCCCTCGGTGAACAGCTGTCGCTGCTGGTGTTCATGATCGTCGCCTCCAAGGGCGCCGCCGGGGTCAGTGGCGCCGGAATGGCCACCCTGGCCGGCGGCCTGCAGAGCCACCGGCCGGACCTGCTCGACGGCGTGGGCCTGATCGTCGGGATCGACCGCTTCATGTCCGAGGCGCGTGCGGTGACCAACTTCTCGGGCAACGCGGTGGCCACCGTCCTGGTCGGGTCGTGGACCAAGACGATCGACCGGGCCAAGGTCGACGCCGTGCTGAGCGGCCAGGCACCGTTCGACGAGCTGACCATGGTCGACGAGGCACGCGCCGAAGAGCCGGCATCGGAGCGCACTCCGGTGCCGGTGTAGGGCGCGCATGGGAACCCGGCCGGAGCGTCTCCGGCCGGGTTTTCGTTGTCGTTGAACCGTTTCCACCGCGAGGCCGTGTTCTCGGTATGCGTACGATCCTCTTCGTCCCACTCGCCGCCGCCGTGGCGCTCGCCACCGCGGCGCCGGCGTCCGCCGAATCCGCGGTGTCCACCATCGGGCTACTCGAATCGCAGGGCTATCACGTCAACATCGACCGGGTCGGCAGCGCCCCGTTGGATCGATGCGTGGTGACCAGTGTCCGAAATCCGCAAGAACAAAAGAGACTCGTCCAGGTGGACAGCCACGGCGACCGCGACATCGTCGTCCCGGTGGTGGTCCGGCGCACCATCACGGTCTCACTGGACTGCTCGCGATAGCGAAGCCCCCGACGGGACCATCAACGGTTCGACATCAACAGTTCAACGATATGGGACCATCTGCACATGAACCCGCAGGATGATCCCGAGGCCCGGATCCGGGCCCTCGAGCAGCCGCTCAGCGATATGGCCAGGGCTTCCGAACTGGGCACCGACCAGCAGTACAGCGCCGACGGCTACACCCCACCTCCGCCGCCCACCGCACAATGGTCGTATCACAGCGGGTATCCGTCCGGGTTTCCCACTGCACCACCACGTTCCGGGTTTCGCCTGTGGATGTTGATCCTGCCGGTCATGATCAGCATCCTCGCCCTCGTCGGCGGCATCGTCACATGGGTGATACTCCAGAACGCCACGATGATCCGAACCTCTCCGGGGATCTCCGGGGGCGGCGGCCTGATCACCAGCGCTGCGCCCAGCCGGCGGTCGACGGTGAACCAGCCCCCCACCGCGGTGCCGACCGCCGCGCCGTCGCAGACGCTGCCCCAGCCCGGTAGCACGGTGAGCGTCTCGGGCATCGGCGCCGTCAAGACCATCGCCTGCAATGAGAACGTGGTGGTGGTCAGCGGCGCGAACAACCGGGTCACCATCACCGGGCATTGCACCAGCCTGACGGTGTCCGGCTTCGAGAACAACGTCACCGTGGACACGGCGGATGCCATCACGGCCAGCGGGTTCAACAACCACGTGGCGTTCCACTCCGGCTCACCGGCGGTCAACCAATCCGGCGAGGGAAATCTCGTCGAGCAGAGCTAGTCTGCCGGTATCACCTTGAGCTGCAACGCCGCCGCGGTGGCCGGGCCGACGACCCCGTCGACGACCAGGCCCGCAGTGCGGCGCTGGAACTCACGCACCGCGGCCTCGGTCTGCGGGCCGTAGTCGCCGTCCACCACCAGACCTCCGGCGTATGACGCGTAGGCGTACTTCAGCCGCCGCTGCAATTCGGATACCTGCGGACCCTGCACACCGCGATACAGCAGGATTCCGGTGTACTCGCCCACCGGAACGGGCGGGCGCGGGGTCGGCGCCGGGTCGGCGATCACACCGATACGCACGGCGATATCGCTGCGCAGCAACGTCATGCCGAT harbors:
- a CDS encoding DUF3060 domain-containing protein is translated as MNPQDDPEARIRALEQPLSDMARASELGTDQQYSADGYTPPPPPTAQWSYHSGYPSGFPTAPPRSGFRLWMLILPVMISILALVGGIVTWVILQNATMIRTSPGISGGGGLITSAAPSRRSTVNQPPTAVPTAAPSQTLPQPGSTVSVSGIGAVKTIACNENVVVVSGANNRVTITGHCTSLTVSGFENNVTVDTADAITASGFNNHVAFHSGSPAVNQSGEGNLVEQS
- a CDS encoding cation:dicarboxylate symporter family transporter — encoded protein: MTSHQDTPTKKRDRTHWLYIAVIAAVVIGVGVGLLAPSIGKDVGVLGTMFVNLIKMMIAPVIFCTIVLGIGSVRKAATVGRVGGLAFVYFLIMSTVALGIGLVVGNLLKPGSGMHLSEKTAGQGAALAEKAHQAGGLMDFVTHIIPNTLLSSLTEGNVLQALFVALLVGFALQAMGTAGEPILRGIEHLQKLVFKVLTMILWLAPIGAFGAIANVVGQTGWSAVTQLLALMLGFYLTCIVFVFGVLGVLLRAVSGVSIFKLVRYLAREYLLIFSTSSSESALPRLIAKMEHLGVDRSTVGVVVPTGYSFNLDGTAIYLTMASLFIADAMGHPLSLGEQLSLLVFMIVASKGAAGVSGAGMATLAGGLQSHRPDLLDGVGLIVGIDRFMSEARAVTNFSGNAVATVLVGSWTKTIDRAKVDAVLSGQAPFDELTMVDEARAEEPASERTPVPV